In a single window of the Lineus longissimus chromosome 4, tnLinLong1.2, whole genome shotgun sequence genome:
- the LOC135485930 gene encoding AP-5 complex subunit beta-1-like, translated as MSQIPSFSTWYSTLVNFRKNPSAYLSGKKLSGSNFVLDVLQELCQENVHADIKTHLLILLQEYSVLLFAESHESIETTVGTLQTLYQQTCRHSGLETFHGQILITITTILLSCDQLEHQPTLFCGFVDILLDVVSKVNQVGQSTRAMACLCLEEIESLYPGILSHKLDHFYQMCQLEMTFSCQNYMTLLVTCLRNAVRKLQSGQSGVDDRSLTDLLCNRKEPLKPLILPQDLHSLKLHMKFHSTPAKQLPGNVDTRELKRAVSFLMDHTQTLTGASHFQMLCQLVDVVKMTPQFSSSIFKPHLLRFLSTLDLPLFYLVFYLRLHFGSDLFSGTERDTLLKHLLVSIHHPALSIPHRLMLFDWLLHFPQDSGEVPPEACVPSELDYTQYAAFFPTVFDSAEIKLIKLSILSMCFTPGEQPDSVTATLMGCLVCLHKPVHYGVTGKTAVVLFRVLYQFYVRHEQTALAKDLERFILGVVLEQPKFVPYILDFIQCVRKYKPSSLLPVEVLESLTKQVISTPVEQVLEKLNFYLMILDRAAHEVQIKPKATIMFLQQLVDGTSFCADGGWSLGNRLLAVCRSILQFHDTDPVYIELGDLLHSLFTHHKEVDVRDRAKFLYSLLVNVSSEKLSTILLRSPLTAKATTQTLTNLVASSGNFPTAAPIIHVEYPVMQLTRMEETVTHDVQHANATPSVESGIIHTYWRHIHSSEFTPGMKKKYYVHFANNRDPTFQRIHAVNLTVTANSSYRKMTDVYLPVLDRETSSAPGPGCISIVLHFQPQEPVAGTFQTNAIFTCQDGSTYSCDLVPVTLTFNDLFQPFPSPPTNHGRLFEELWEHIESKSRQNDSDSVLSICRLLLNKAQMEKISGSKLGPFLIESSEQDYLRLGIFLPPRYSLLLKVIFPADDNTFSLVNVATDNWKILPDVQNFLKSLEEITII; from the exons ATGTCTCAGATTCCCAGCTTTTCCACGTGGTACAGCACGTTGGTGAACTTTAGGAAGAATCCCTCAGCTTATCTGAGTGGAAAGAAACTCAGTGGCAGCAACTTTGTACTTGATGTATTGCAG GAACTCTGCCAGGAGAATGTTCATGCTGATATCAAGACGCATCTCTTGATCTTGCTGCAAGAGTATTCAGTGTTGTTGTTTGCTGAGTCGCATGAAAG CATTGAGACAACCGTTGGCACCCTGCAGACCCTCTACCAACAGACTTGCAGGCATTCTGGGCTGGAGACCTTCCATGGTCAGATCCTCATCACAATCACAACTATTCTCCTCTCTTGTGACCAACTG GAGCACCAGCCAACGTTGTTTTGTGGATTTGTCGACATATTACTGGATGTGGTGTCAAAGGTGAACCAGGTTGGCCAGTCAACTCGAGCCATGGCCTGCCTATGCTTAGAGGAGATTGAGTCTCTCTATCCT GGCATCTTGAGCCACAAACTTGACCATTTCTACCAGATGTGTCAACTTGAGATGACGTTCTCTTGCCAGAACTACATGACACTGCTTGTCACATGCCTCAGGAATGCAGTCAGGAAGTTACAGAGTGGTCAGTCTGG TGTTGACGATCGGAGTCTGACGGATTTGTTATGCAATAGGAAAGAGCCACTAAAACCTCTCATTCTCCCTCAGGATTTACATTCTCTCAAATTACACATGAAG TTTCATTCCACGCCAGCCAAACAACTGCCTGGCAACGTTGACACCCGAGAGTTGAAGAGAGCTGTCTCATTCCTGATGGACCACACGCAGACTTTGACCGGAGCGAGCCACTTCCAAATGCTCTGTCAGCTTGTCGATGTGGTCAAAATGACACCACAGTTTTCATCTTCA ATTTTTAAACCTCATCTCCTGCGTTTCTTGTCGACTCTCGACCTGCCACTCTTCTACCTCGTCTTTTACCTCCGCCTCCATTTTGGCTCCGATCTGTTCAGCGGAACGGAACGTGATACGCTGCTGAAACACCTGCTCGTTTCCATCCACCATCCGGCGCTATCCATTCCTCACAGATTGATGTTGTTTGATTGGCTGTTACACTTCCCGCAGGATTCAGGCGAG GTACCACCCGAGGCATGCGTCCCATCTGAGCTGGACTACACACAATATGCAGCATTCTTTCCCACCGTGTTCGACAGTGCTGAGATCAAATTGATTAAGCTGTCAATACTTAGTATGTGTTTCACTCCTGGAGAGCAGCCTG ACTCTGTGACCGCTACATTGATGGGATGTCTTGTTTGCCTACATAAACCTGTCCATTATGGTGTGACAGGAAAGACTGCAGTGGTGCTATTTAGAGTCCTCTATCAATTCTACGTCCGTCATGAACAGACTGCTCTAGCCAAGGATCTGGAGAG GTTTATTTTGGGTGTTGTGTTGGAGCAGCCCAAGTTCGTGCCATACATCCTTGATTTTATTCAGTGTGTCCGCAAATACAAGCCTTCCAG CTTGCTGCCAGTGGAAGTCCTGGAGTCACTAACCAAGCAGGTCATATCAACACCCGTAGAACAAGTGCTGGAAAAGTTAAATTTCTACCTGATGATACTTGATCGTGCGGCCCATGAAGTTCAGATAAAACCTAAG GCCACCATCATGTTCCTCCAGCAGTTGGTCGATGGCACATCCTTCTGCGCAGATGGGGGCTGGTCGCTTGGCAACCGCTTATTGGCCGTCTGTCGCAGCATTTTACAGTTTCACGATACAGATCCTGTTTATATTG AGCTTGGCGACCTTCTCCATTCTCTGTTCACTCATCACAAGGAGGTGGACGTGAGAGATCGGGCTAAGTTTCTCTATTCGTTACTCGTCAATGTATCAAGTGAAAAG CTTTCCACAATATTGTTACGGTCACCTTTGACAGCCAAGGCCACCACGCAAACACTCACCAACTTAGTGGCAA GTAGTGGAAACTTTCCGACTGCAGCTCCGATCATCCATGTTGAGTATCCTGTCATGCAACTCACCAGAATGGAAGAGACAGTCACTCATGACGTGCAGCATGCTAACGCTACACCCTCTGTGGAGTCTGGTATCATCCATACCTACTGGAGGCACATCCATAGTTCCGAGTTTACACCAGGAATGAAGAAGAAGTATTATGTCCACTTT GCCAATAACAGGGACCCGACGTTTCAGAGAATTCATGCCGTGAATCTCACTGTGACGGCGAACAGTTCCTATAGGAAAATGACTGACGTTTACCTGCCTGTTTTGGACAGAGAGACGTCCTCCGCACCAGGACCTGGATGCATTTCGATTGTGTTACACTTCCAACCCCAGGAACCTGTGGCAGGAACCTTCCAAACGAA TGCCATATTTACCTGTCAGGACGGAAGCACCTATTCTTGTGACCTTGTACCGGTCACCTTGACCTTTAATGACCTTTTCCAACCGTTCCCGTCACCGCCTACAAATCATGGCAGGTTGTTTGAAGAACTCTGGGAACATATTGAGTCGAAGTCACGTCAGAA tgacagtgacagtgttcTCTCCATCTGTCGTCTGCTTCTTAACAAGGCCCAGATGGAGAAAATCAGCGGCAGCAAACTCGGACCATTCCTGATAGAATCCTCTGAACAGG ATTATCTCCGTTTGGGCATCTTCCTGCCGCCGCGCTACTCGTTACTCCTCAAGGTGATCTTCCCAGCCGATGACAACACCTTCTCGCTCGTCAACGTCGCCACAGATAACTGGAAAATCTTGCCAGATGTGCAAAACTTTTTGAAAAGTCTTGAGGAAATCACAATAATATGA
- the LOC135485931 gene encoding uncharacterized protein LOC135485931, protein MSGHIYFCHLLMVYMLLTFAATALNPDCPEGQYHVIGKCRNCSLVCESPKVPPKCKSICKDPDCPEGQYHVIGKCRNCSLVCESPKVPPKCKSICKGWNEIQATPMVDLMQQDQGQPDIKEGVKALAKPTETSISTSTEIGLGTGLGFGIPLIGMLVLGVVLYRRKMQRQLANNAGHDEEAVHGNGLELQALGEEGQEENRGPIQEEAEEDAILMQQADE, encoded by the exons ATGAGTGGACATATATATTTCTGCCATTTGCTTATGGTGTACATGTTATTAACATTTGCTGCAACTGCATTAA ATCCAGACTGTCCTGAAGGGCAGTATCACGTAATAGGAAAATGCCGAAATTGCAGTTTAGTATGTGAAAGCCCCAAAGTGCCACCCAAGTGCAAGAGTATTTGCAAAG ATCCAGACTGTCCTGAAGGGCAGTATCACGTAATAGGAAAATGCCGAAATTGCAGTTTAGTATGTGAAAGCCCCAAAGTGCCACCCAAGTGCAAGAGTATTTGCAAAG gtTGGAACGAAATTCAGGCCACGCCAATGGTAGACCTCATGCAGCAAGATCAAGGTCAACCTGACATCAAGGAAGGTGTCAAAGCTCTGGCCAAACCAACTGAGACATCCATCAGTACCAGTACTGAAATAGGACTTGGAACTGGCTTAGGATTTGGAATTCCGCTAATTGGTATGCTGGTGCTGGGAGTTGTCCTGTACAGGAGAAAGATGCAACGTCAGCTGGCCAATAATGCAGGACATG ATGAGGAGGCAGTGCATGGAAATGGTTTGGAGCTACAGGCCCTAGGTGAGGAAGGCCAGGAGGAAAACCGGGGGCCAATTCAAGAGGAGGCAGAGGAGGATGCAATCCTGATGCAACAAGCTGATGAGTAA